A single region of the Solwaraspora sp. WMMD406 genome encodes:
- a CDS encoding class I tRNA ligase family protein, producing MDFLLWKSVPDEHDPARWETSLGAGRPGWHIECSAMSLVHLGPTIDVHGGGYDLIFPHHECENAQSRAIRPNVPFVRRWMHTAPLGLGGEKMSKSLGNLVFVRDLVKDTDPAAIRLALMNYHYRIGGEWRADLLRSAGHTVEKVKYALRHPAGGDVRPHLARIRAALDDDLDTASAASALNDMADTAINGGSANAAGTINEALHLLGLDIEDRT from the coding sequence CTGGACTTCCTTCTCTGGAAGAGCGTTCCGGACGAGCACGATCCGGCCCGGTGGGAGACGTCGCTGGGTGCCGGCCGGCCGGGCTGGCACATCGAATGCTCCGCGATGTCCCTCGTGCACCTCGGTCCGACCATCGACGTCCACGGCGGCGGCTATGACCTGATCTTCCCGCACCACGAGTGCGAGAACGCACAGAGTCGTGCCATCCGCCCGAATGTCCCCTTTGTTCGCCGGTGGATGCACACCGCCCCGCTCGGTCTGGGCGGCGAGAAGATGTCGAAGTCCCTCGGGAACCTGGTTTTCGTGCGGGATCTGGTGAAGGACACGGATCCGGCCGCGATTCGGCTCGCGCTGATGAACTATCACTATCGAATCGGTGGCGAATGGCGAGCGGACCTCCTGCGGTCCGCCGGTCACACGGTCGAGAAAGTCAAATACGCGCTGCGTCATCCCGCCGGTGGGGACGTGCGCCCCCACCTGGCGCGCATTCGCGCCGCGCTGGATGACGACCTGGACACCGCGTCCGCGGCGAGCGCCCTGAACGACATGGCGGACACGGCAATCAATGGTGGTTCCGCCAATGCCGCCGGCACCATCAACGAAGCGTTGCACCTTCTGGGGCTCGACATCGAGGACCGGACGTGA
- the cysS gene encoding cysteine--tRNA ligase, producing MIIYNTLTRRKEPFVPMEPGRVRMFVCGPTVYDLSHVGHAKTYTQFDLVARYLRARGYRVTYAQNLTDIDDKIIRRAAELRVSPQQLAKENEQAYLEDMAALHNTSVDVHERALDHIDDIVAQVQALIDRGHAYRLDDGWYFDLSTFAGYGKLSGRTETRPEDSLSRVDENEQKRNPGDFALWKSRKPGEPYWDTRLGPGRPGWHIEDTAITEALFGPQYDLHGGAEDLIFPHHEAEIAQMESASGREPLVRCWMHTGFLRVGGDKMAKSAGNFTTIRDALGRADFRTLRYAFLSQHYRSSMELDEGTLEQARGARRRVENFWRLIDHSHDDHATRDLTERTRDDFYARMDDDFDAPGALAALFEYIREHNRSEHQPGRAAADFLTEVNTIFDAFDFERDEAGADDAVIERLLADRRRLRGEKLYAEADAIRADLTARGIVIEDTATGTRWWRDK from the coding sequence GTGATCATCTACAACACGCTGACCAGGCGGAAAGAGCCCTTCGTCCCCATGGAGCCAGGCCGGGTGCGGATGTTCGTGTGCGGGCCGACCGTCTACGACCTCAGCCATGTCGGGCACGCCAAGACCTACACCCAATTCGACCTGGTTGCCCGCTACCTGCGCGCCCGTGGCTACCGGGTGACCTACGCGCAGAACCTCACCGACATCGACGACAAGATCATCCGGCGGGCCGCCGAGCTGCGTGTCTCGCCGCAACAGCTGGCCAAGGAGAACGAGCAGGCGTACCTGGAGGACATGGCCGCGCTGCACAACACCAGCGTGGACGTGCACGAGCGGGCGCTCGACCACATCGACGACATCGTCGCCCAGGTGCAGGCGCTGATCGACCGCGGCCATGCCTATCGGCTCGACGACGGCTGGTACTTCGATCTGTCCACGTTCGCCGGCTATGGCAAGCTTTCCGGCCGCACGGAGACCCGGCCCGAAGACTCGCTGTCCCGAGTCGATGAGAACGAGCAGAAGCGCAACCCCGGCGACTTCGCGCTCTGGAAATCCCGCAAGCCGGGCGAGCCGTACTGGGACACCCGGCTCGGGCCGGGGCGTCCCGGTTGGCACATCGAGGACACCGCTATCACGGAGGCGCTGTTCGGTCCGCAGTACGACCTGCACGGCGGCGCGGAGGACCTGATCTTCCCGCACCACGAGGCCGAGATCGCGCAGATGGAGTCCGCCTCGGGTCGCGAGCCGCTCGTCCGCTGCTGGATGCACACCGGCTTCCTACGCGTCGGCGGCGACAAGATGGCCAAGAGCGCGGGCAACTTCACGACCATTCGGGACGCGTTGGGCAGAGCTGACTTCCGCACGCTCCGGTACGCCTTCCTGTCCCAGCACTACCGGTCGTCCATGGAGCTCGACGAGGGCACCCTGGAACAGGCTCGCGGTGCTCGCCGACGCGTGGAGAACTTCTGGCGACTGATCGATCACAGCCACGACGACCACGCCACGCGGGATCTGACCGAGCGCACCCGCGACGACTTCTACGCCAGGATGGACGACGACTTCGACGCGCCGGGCGCCCTGGCGGCACTGTTCGAGTACATCCGCGAACACAACCGCAGCGAGCACCAGCCGGGCAGGGCCGCCGCCGACTTCCTCACCGAGGTCAACACCATCTTCGACGCCTTCGACTTCGAGCGCGACGAAGCGGGTGCGGACGACGCCGTCATCGAACGACTCCTGGCCGATCGTCGTCGGCTCCGCGGCGAGAAGCTGTACGCGGAGGCGGACGCGATCAGGGCCGACCTGACGGCACGCGGCATCGTCATCGAGGACACCGCCACCGGCACCCGCTGGTGGCGGGACAAGTGA
- a CDS encoding glycosyltransferase family 2 protein: MTLLSLIIPVYRVEKHLAACLDSILGQPHDGVEIIAVDDASDDGSSAILADYASRYAELTVVTLDRNVGLGAARNAGIARADGRYVWCVDSDDWLPDGSLAAVTERIAQVEPDLLITGYARVYPDGRSDDQPVRRIAPGRDLPTLFRFADEPGLLNVLWIACNKIIKRDRLVESGITFQSGWYEDVSFVVPLLVALDRIAVLDRDCYAYRQHHDGAITRTVSDRHFEVFDQWQRVFDHLDTRPDRGASLRPVIFGRMIWHCLQVLGHPHRVPRSSRRRYFRRTSELYRRHLPPGGYPVPGGANEAVKHRLVAANAYPLYEALTAGWLLRKRLLGRATHPTSPPIPPTPVRTAAGAGPGDADSDSRSDGQEGTGR, translated from the coding sequence ATGACCCTGTTGAGCCTGATCATCCCGGTCTACCGAGTCGAGAAGCACCTGGCCGCGTGCCTGGATTCGATCCTCGGCCAGCCGCACGACGGCGTGGAGATCATCGCGGTGGACGACGCGTCGGACGACGGGTCGAGCGCGATCCTGGCCGACTACGCCAGCCGGTACGCCGAGCTGACCGTGGTGACCCTGGACCGCAACGTGGGGCTCGGTGCGGCCCGCAACGCCGGCATCGCCCGGGCCGACGGCCGCTACGTCTGGTGTGTGGACAGCGACGACTGGCTGCCCGACGGCAGCCTGGCGGCGGTCACCGAGCGGATCGCCCAGGTCGAGCCAGACCTCCTGATCACCGGTTACGCCCGGGTCTACCCGGACGGCCGCAGCGACGACCAGCCGGTACGCCGGATCGCACCCGGCCGCGATCTGCCGACGCTGTTCCGCTTCGCCGACGAACCCGGCCTGCTCAACGTCCTGTGGATCGCCTGCAACAAGATCATCAAACGGGACCGGCTGGTCGAGTCGGGGATCACCTTCCAGTCCGGCTGGTACGAGGACGTCTCCTTCGTGGTGCCGCTGCTGGTCGCCCTGGACCGGATCGCCGTGCTCGACCGCGACTGCTACGCGTACCGGCAGCATCACGACGGGGCGATCACCCGGACCGTCAGCGACCGGCACTTCGAGGTGTTCGACCAGTGGCAGCGGGTCTTCGACCACCTGGACACCCGTCCTGACCGTGGCGCGTCGCTGCGGCCGGTGATCTTCGGCCGGATGATCTGGCACTGCCTGCAGGTCCTCGGTCATCCGCACCGGGTGCCACGGTCCAGCCGACGCCGCTACTTCCGGCGTACCAGCGAGCTCTACCGCCGTCACCTGCCACCCGGCGGCTACCCGGTGCCAGGCGGCGCGAACGAGGCGGTCAAACACCGCCTCGTCGCGGCCAACGCCTATCCTCTGTACGAAGCGTTGACGGCCGGCTGGCTGCTCCGCAAACGACTGCTGGGCCGGGCCACCCATCCGACCAGCCCACCGATACCGCCGACACCGGTGCGGACCGCGGCCGGCGCGGGCCCCGGCGACGCAGACAGCGACAGCCGCAGCGACGGTCAGGAGGGGACGGGCAGGTGA
- a CDS encoding glycosyltransferase family 2 protein yields the protein MKRSAGAAPAGPASTTVDWRLTGLPAPRPATRLGRAVGLRVVRLPGTRRVLVVAGTVEWLRDLLNRPAAQQPVRGATVIVVWWRYPRPGWSGTIGPLRHLRRQRVSLPRLRRGAATVRLALTAPVPLREAVRSALRALDGSRPMPAPASAAVTSHREPPSYLPAVATVLDTTDPIPARAEIRSHDLVLGPTTTGPDQPAGTPVQLNQSDQPDGTADQPEQPYGTWLGTTGHTVQGQDGRPLVLVDAERINPRGRLASAYRPGAAEVTLEFARADRPGAGFRGRPGGPTLGGTLTGPGLDGAAVVALRQVGVVHCRLVPGEHPAQTAGLLAQLAATGVLVHAPILAPAVADLLDPELRAIITEPLVGVADSGHDAVPAAEPTGVAPAVTPDPVAMAALAAEARSVRQRRAALRGHAAGLRLAQLGAGGLPVLGRPPSVSAILVTRRPDLVTSALAAVTGQTYPELEIILGLHGIELPESARVALSECGRPFEVVHLPETTDFGAALGAATRRARGTLVTKFDDDDSYGAEHVWDLVLARHYSGATLVGKSAEFVYLENRGVTLRRSSGIPEAYGDVVAGGTMLLAKGDLEAVGGWRPVPRSVDLGLIERLRAEGATIYRTHPLGYLYHRRPAGHTWDPGEAYFVDSSFARWPGVPPELMADFRPPSTAVASDAAGAAARPAGHPPS from the coding sequence GTGAAACGTAGCGCCGGGGCAGCCCCGGCCGGTCCGGCATCCACCACCGTCGACTGGCGCCTGACCGGGCTTCCCGCCCCTCGTCCCGCTACCCGGCTCGGCCGTGCCGTCGGGCTGCGGGTGGTACGGCTACCAGGCACCCGCCGGGTACTGGTGGTCGCCGGCACCGTCGAATGGCTCCGCGATCTGCTCAACCGGCCAGCGGCCCAGCAGCCGGTACGCGGCGCCACCGTGATCGTCGTCTGGTGGCGCTACCCGCGACCCGGCTGGTCGGGCACCATCGGCCCGCTGCGGCACCTGCGCCGCCAGCGGGTCAGCCTGCCCCGGCTGCGTCGGGGCGCGGCCACCGTACGGCTCGCTCTGACCGCGCCGGTCCCGCTGCGCGAGGCGGTACGGTCGGCGCTACGCGCCCTCGACGGGTCCCGGCCGATGCCGGCGCCCGCGAGCGCGGCGGTGACCAGTCACCGGGAGCCGCCGTCGTATCTGCCGGCGGTGGCGACCGTGCTCGACACCACGGACCCGATTCCGGCGCGGGCCGAGATCCGCTCACACGATCTGGTCCTCGGCCCGACCACGACCGGGCCGGATCAGCCCGCCGGCACGCCGGTCCAGCTCAATCAGTCCGATCAGCCCGATGGCACGGCGGACCAGCCGGAGCAGCCGTACGGGACGTGGCTGGGCACGACCGGGCACACCGTACAGGGCCAGGACGGCAGGCCACTGGTGCTCGTCGACGCCGAACGGATCAATCCACGGGGCCGCTTGGCCTCGGCGTACCGGCCAGGGGCGGCCGAGGTCACTCTGGAGTTCGCGCGGGCCGACCGACCCGGAGCGGGTTTTCGCGGCCGACCGGGTGGGCCGACGCTCGGCGGTACGTTGACCGGACCCGGCTTGGACGGCGCGGCCGTGGTCGCGCTGCGTCAGGTCGGGGTGGTGCACTGCCGGCTGGTTCCCGGCGAGCATCCGGCGCAGACAGCCGGCCTGCTGGCGCAGTTGGCGGCGACCGGGGTGCTGGTGCACGCGCCGATCCTCGCGCCGGCCGTCGCCGATCTGCTCGACCCCGAGCTGCGGGCGATCATCACCGAGCCGCTTGTCGGCGTCGCCGACAGCGGGCACGACGCCGTGCCGGCCGCCGAACCGACCGGCGTCGCCCCCGCCGTGACGCCGGACCCGGTCGCGATGGCCGCGCTGGCCGCCGAGGCGCGCAGCGTACGGCAACGCCGGGCCGCGCTCCGTGGCCACGCCGCCGGCCTGCGGCTGGCCCAGCTGGGTGCCGGTGGGCTACCGGTGCTCGGCCGGCCGCCCTCGGTCAGCGCCATCCTGGTCACTCGGCGACCGGACCTGGTAACCAGCGCACTGGCGGCCGTCACCGGGCAGACCTACCCGGAGCTGGAAATCATCCTCGGCCTGCACGGCATCGAACTGCCGGAGTCGGCCAGGGTCGCGCTCTCCGAATGCGGGCGGCCGTTCGAGGTGGTGCACCTGCCGGAGACGACGGACTTCGGGGCGGCGCTCGGCGCCGCCACCCGACGGGCCCGGGGCACCCTGGTCACCAAGTTCGACGACGACGACAGCTACGGTGCCGAACACGTCTGGGATCTGGTGCTGGCCCGGCACTATTCCGGAGCCACCCTGGTCGGCAAGAGCGCCGAGTTCGTCTACCTGGAAAACCGTGGGGTCACCCTGCGCCGATCGTCCGGCATCCCCGAGGCGTACGGCGATGTGGTCGCCGGCGGCACGATGCTGCTCGCCAAGGGTGATCTGGAGGCGGTCGGCGGCTGGCGGCCGGTGCCCCGCTCAGTCGACCTTGGCCTGATCGAGCGGCTCCGGGCGGAGGGCGCGACGATTTACCGCACCCACCCGCTCGGCTACCTCTACCACCGCCGTCCCGCCGGGCACACCTGGGATCCGGGAGAGGCGTACTTCGTGGACAGTTCGTTCGCACGCTGGCCGGGGGTTCCGCCGGAGCTGATGGCCGACTTCAGACCACCATCGACGGCAGTGGCCAGCGACGCAGCCGGTGCGGCAGCCAGACCAGCCGGTCACCCACCTTCGTGA
- a CDS encoding DUF5825 family protein, producing MLDQLLDGAEITDIDLDIARDFDEEGLVTKVGDRLVWLPHRLRRWPLPSMVV from the coding sequence GTGCTCGACCAGCTACTCGACGGTGCCGAGATCACCGACATCGACCTCGACATCGCCCGCGACTTCGACGAGGAAGGTCTGGTCACGAAGGTGGGTGACCGGCTGGTCTGGCTGCCGCACCGGCTGCGTCGCTGGCCACTGCCGTCGATGGTGGTCTGA
- a CDS encoding GNAT family N-acetyltransferase, whose translation MRPAGYGDLATTARTHVEFLPVGLFPSLGTRFVRRWHRTYLDSRHGVGYVVTDPTEPHADIVGFLLGTTDQAAHMAALLADRRALASLAAAGAGALGRRPRLARQLSSRVVPWARQIAQRRSGQSAAADGPADKPQVAVMVAVAVRPQWRGSGVGAELVRRFVEDARRAGAAEAELVTPVGSAGATGFYERLGWELGPCWHTRDGDQLQAYRQRLDADD comes from the coding sequence GTGCGGCCAGCCGGGTACGGCGATCTGGCGACCACGGCCCGTACGCATGTGGAGTTCCTGCCGGTCGGACTGTTCCCGTCACTCGGAACGAGGTTCGTCCGTCGCTGGCACCGCACCTACCTGGACTCCCGGCACGGCGTCGGCTACGTGGTCACCGACCCGACGGAACCCCACGCCGACATTGTCGGATTCCTGCTGGGCACCACCGACCAGGCCGCCCACATGGCGGCACTGCTCGCTGATCGACGGGCGCTGGCGTCCCTCGCGGCGGCCGGTGCCGGGGCACTGGGGCGGCGACCCAGGTTGGCCCGTCAGCTGTCGTCCCGGGTCGTGCCCTGGGCCCGGCAGATCGCGCAACGCCGATCCGGTCAGTCGGCTGCGGCGGACGGGCCGGCCGACAAGCCGCAGGTCGCGGTGATGGTCGCGGTGGCGGTGCGACCGCAGTGGCGGGGCAGCGGAGTCGGCGCGGAACTCGTCCGCCGGTTCGTCGAGGACGCCCGGCGGGCCGGGGCAGCGGAGGCCGAGCTGGTCACCCCGGTCGGGTCGGCCGGAGCGACCGGCTTCTACGAACGGCTCGGCTGGGAGCTTGGGCCGTGCTGGCACACCCGCGACGGTGACCAGCTTCAGGCCTACCGTCAGCGCCTCGATGCCGACGACTGA
- a CDS encoding Arc family DNA-binding protein yields the protein MVTTVNLPDDLHARLKQIAETEHRSANATIVVAIEEYVARHSKRSKVRGLAADVAERHRELLDRLAQ from the coding sequence ATGGTTACCACAGTCAACCTGCCGGACGATCTGCACGCGCGGCTCAAGCAGATCGCCGAGACCGAGCACCGGTCGGCCAACGCCACCATCGTTGTCGCGATCGAGGAGTACGTCGCGAGGCACAGCAAGCGGTCCAAGGTGCGTGGGTTGGCCGCGGATGTGGCCGAGCGCCACCGTGAGCTGCTCGACCGACTGGCCCAGTGA
- a CDS encoding Fic family protein, with the protein MTVYLDVEDLLEIGDLLEIGSIVFGTPAKVRDYGLLASAAARPSTIVFGQEAYPDLAGKAASLLHSICGNHALVDGNKRLAWAAALVFINLNTGATIPDVDVDRAEAFMLAVADGSLHEVAAIAAELRRLGLLDALSS; encoded by the coding sequence GTGACCGTCTATCTCGATGTCGAAGACCTGCTGGAGATCGGCGACCTGCTGGAGATCGGCTCGATCGTCTTCGGCACCCCAGCCAAGGTCCGCGACTACGGGCTGCTCGCCTCCGCCGCTGCCCGTCCGAGCACGATCGTCTTCGGGCAGGAGGCCTACCCCGACCTCGCGGGCAAAGCGGCCAGCCTGCTGCACTCGATCTGCGGCAACCATGCGCTGGTCGACGGCAACAAACGCCTGGCCTGGGCCGCCGCGCTGGTTTTCATCAACCTCAACACCGGGGCGACGATCCCGGACGTCGACGTCGACCGCGCTGAGGCGTTCATGCTCGCGGTCGCCGACGGCAGCCTGCACGAGGTCGCCGCGATCGCCGCAGAACTGCGACGGCTCGGGCTCCTCGACGCGCTCAGCTCATGA
- a CDS encoding trypsin-like peptidase domain-containing protein produces MTAGPDDCSWLVALHRGQHQDTPVGTGVVVESNLVLTCHHVVFGNDGKLHDDLWISFPLAEKVTWFDRRRIGSCLHDGMRDAKVDLVMLELVEPVPASVTPARLRCLPAKPLAGSPYWTYGFPAHVVGGCHAEGSVGQPGGWGRVMIHTSPATQLSKGFSGGAVWSPEYQAVVGVVVTADAQGGGQAVTLHYADQQLPDMKLATLSAWRAADADDAALAAWGWALATDGEAGRHWLPRARGVAVDTEGGARFRGRAAALHRIVDWIDSAEPVSRPLIVTGSPGVGKSAVLGRIVTTADQQISGELSDTDVAVRAPVGAVSCAVHVKGKTALEVAAEIARAVAVELPGVPADLMPAVRDQLNHRRTRFTLVLDALDEATDPAQARMIIDDILMPLARDCGPRGLRIVIGTRRSDDHGDLISRFGGNAELVDLDTSEYFAESDLAEYARATLQLIGAERPGNPYADPTVAAPLARRIAALAKGNFLVAGLVARAHALRDNIAIDPDEVSFTATVAHALDTYLAGLPTAGRTSARLALTALAYAETPGLPLTLWQSAIEALGGAVTEPELADFARTSAANFLVEAGGGAQPVYRLFHQALNDALLADRDAQASRRDDHARLLTSWTAAARATGWATAFDYLLRSLPQHAAGAGAVDDLLTDDDYLLHAHLDRLLTVADAAQSPLAVTRARLLQRTPLAVAAESAERAALFSVVDRLDGLDNGITAAAAPYRAGWAHTPPRQERSILDGHSEAVYDVAAIVIDGRRLLASAGDDGTVRLWDPLTNQAEQTFTGHDDTIHGVCAVRLATGEVLLATASHDGTIGLWDPRAGHRRHELRGHGDWVRNICAIPLPDGDLLASAGDDRTVRLWDPDTGRPGHVLSGHTGWVTAVTHVPVADRQLLASTGYDGTVRLWDPATGEPTGVLTGHLGWVNTLYAVRTPGRTLLASAGYDSTVRIWDPVTGTCVQVLRTGGPLTDLCTVDTSDGCLLVSTGEDGLIRMWEVPTGAPQQTWIPRPSLRGHASWIRAVCELPTANNRMLATAGDDGTVRLWDPGGGPPGAVAEHDRIGAVTAVCRVPGDEGRLVASAGLDGQVRIWDAVTGTQMREFRASDGPVNALCVVPDEEEPRILTAGDDRAVKLWDARDGTLQGEMNGHYERVAAVCPVQHAAELLVASAGDDHTVRLWRPYSGDVREVLLGHVTLAWVTTLATVAGPAGEMLASADKSGTIMLWDTDGTQLWSQQGHQDAVNALCGLVVAGRPALASASADHTIRLWDAERGQPIHWLTGHTGPVTGLSLVRVGGRDLLASTSHDRTVRVWDPPTARAVRTIPVLHPALACCTVDDTLLIGLDQGLLALTIMS; encoded by the coding sequence GTGACCGCAGGACCCGACGACTGCTCCTGGCTGGTTGCCCTGCACCGCGGGCAGCACCAGGACACCCCCGTCGGTACCGGGGTCGTTGTGGAGAGCAACCTGGTGCTGACCTGCCACCATGTCGTGTTCGGCAACGACGGGAAGCTGCACGACGACCTCTGGATCTCGTTTCCACTGGCCGAGAAGGTCACCTGGTTCGACCGCCGCCGGATCGGCAGCTGCCTGCACGACGGAATGCGGGACGCCAAGGTCGACCTGGTCATGCTTGAACTCGTGGAGCCGGTGCCGGCCTCGGTGACCCCGGCCCGACTTCGTTGTCTGCCCGCCAAGCCACTGGCAGGAAGTCCTTACTGGACATACGGGTTCCCGGCGCACGTGGTCGGCGGTTGCCATGCCGAAGGCAGTGTCGGCCAGCCCGGTGGGTGGGGTCGCGTCATGATCCACACCTCGCCGGCCACCCAGCTGAGCAAAGGGTTCAGCGGCGGTGCGGTCTGGTCACCCGAGTACCAGGCGGTGGTCGGCGTCGTGGTCACCGCTGATGCCCAGGGCGGCGGTCAAGCCGTGACCTTGCACTACGCCGACCAGCAACTACCGGACATGAAGCTGGCGACTCTGTCCGCCTGGCGGGCCGCCGACGCGGACGACGCCGCCCTCGCCGCTTGGGGATGGGCTTTGGCCACCGACGGCGAGGCCGGCCGGCACTGGCTGCCCAGGGCACGCGGGGTCGCGGTCGACACCGAAGGCGGCGCGCGGTTCCGCGGCCGGGCAGCCGCCCTGCACCGCATCGTCGACTGGATCGACAGCGCCGAACCGGTCAGCCGGCCGTTGATCGTCACCGGGTCGCCGGGGGTCGGCAAGTCGGCCGTACTCGGGCGGATCGTCACCACCGCCGACCAGCAAATCAGCGGGGAACTGTCCGACACCGACGTGGCCGTCCGAGCTCCGGTCGGTGCGGTCTCCTGCGCAGTGCACGTCAAGGGCAAGACAGCCCTCGAAGTCGCCGCCGAGATCGCCCGTGCCGTCGCCGTCGAGCTGCCAGGCGTACCGGCTGATCTGATGCCCGCGGTGCGCGATCAGCTGAACCACCGGCGGACCCGGTTCACCCTGGTCCTCGACGCCCTCGACGAGGCGACCGACCCGGCGCAGGCGCGCATGATCATCGACGACATCCTGATGCCCCTGGCCCGTGACTGCGGCCCACGGGGCCTGCGGATCGTGATCGGCACCCGGCGCTCCGACGATCACGGTGACCTGATCAGCCGCTTCGGCGGCAACGCGGAACTCGTCGACCTGGACACGTCGGAGTACTTCGCCGAATCCGACCTGGCTGAGTACGCCCGGGCGACCCTGCAACTGATCGGTGCCGAACGACCAGGAAACCCGTACGCCGATCCGACCGTCGCCGCGCCGCTCGCCCGCCGCATCGCCGCCCTCGCCAAGGGAAACTTCCTGGTCGCTGGCCTGGTCGCCCGCGCTCACGCGCTGCGCGACAACATCGCGATCGACCCGGACGAGGTGTCGTTCACCGCTACCGTGGCGCACGCCCTGGATACCTACCTGGCCGGGCTGCCGACCGCCGGCCGAACATCGGCCCGGCTGGCGTTGACCGCCCTGGCGTACGCCGAGACGCCGGGACTGCCACTGACGTTGTGGCAGTCCGCGATCGAAGCCCTCGGCGGGGCGGTCACCGAGCCGGAACTCGCCGACTTCGCGCGTACCTCGGCGGCGAACTTCCTCGTCGAAGCGGGCGGCGGCGCTCAGCCCGTGTACCGGCTGTTCCACCAAGCGCTCAACGACGCGCTGCTGGCCGATCGGGACGCGCAGGCGTCGCGGCGTGACGACCACGCCCGGCTGTTGACGAGTTGGACCGCTGCCGCGCGGGCCACCGGATGGGCCACAGCGTTCGACTACCTGCTGCGGTCGCTACCGCAGCACGCGGCCGGCGCCGGCGCGGTCGACGACCTGCTCACCGATGACGACTATCTGCTACACGCCCACCTGGACCGGTTGCTGACGGTGGCGGACGCGGCCCAGAGTCCGCTCGCCGTCACTCGTGCCCGGCTCCTACAACGGACCCCACTGGCGGTGGCGGCCGAGTCGGCCGAGCGGGCGGCGTTGTTCTCCGTCGTCGACCGGCTCGACGGCCTGGACAACGGGATCACGGCGGCGGCCGCCCCGTACCGGGCAGGCTGGGCGCACACCCCGCCCCGACAGGAACGCAGCATCCTCGACGGACACTCCGAGGCCGTCTACGACGTCGCGGCGATCGTCATCGACGGGCGTCGTCTGCTCGCCTCGGCCGGCGACGACGGCACAGTGCGACTCTGGGATCCGCTGACCAACCAGGCCGAGCAGACGTTCACCGGTCACGACGACACGATCCACGGCGTCTGCGCGGTGCGCCTCGCCACAGGTGAGGTGCTGCTCGCCACGGCCAGCCACGACGGCACCATCGGGCTGTGGGACCCGCGTGCCGGGCACCGCCGGCACGAGCTGCGTGGCCACGGCGACTGGGTACGCAACATCTGCGCGATCCCGCTGCCCGACGGTGACCTGCTCGCCTCCGCCGGTGACGACCGGACGGTGCGGTTGTGGGATCCGGACACGGGCAGACCAGGCCACGTGCTGAGCGGGCACACCGGTTGGGTGACGGCGGTGACCCACGTGCCCGTCGCGGACCGACAGTTGCTCGCCTCCACCGGCTACGACGGCACGGTGCGGTTGTGGGATCCGGCAACCGGCGAACCGACCGGAGTCCTCACTGGTCACCTCGGCTGGGTCAACACTCTGTACGCGGTGCGTACCCCCGGCCGTACCCTGCTCGCCTCGGCCGGCTACGACAGCACAGTGCGGATCTGGGACCCCGTGACCGGGACATGCGTCCAGGTCTTGCGAACCGGGGGCCCGCTGACCGATCTGTGCACGGTAGACACCAGCGACGGCTGCCTGCTGGTCTCGACCGGTGAGGACGGACTGATCCGGATGTGGGAGGTGCCGACCGGCGCCCCGCAGCAGACCTGGATTCCCCGACCAAGCTTGCGCGGGCATGCCAGCTGGATCCGAGCGGTTTGCGAGCTGCCGACGGCGAACAACCGGATGCTCGCCACCGCCGGCGACGATGGGACCGTGCGACTGTGGGACCCGGGCGGCGGACCGCCGGGGGCGGTCGCCGAGCACGACCGGATCGGGGCGGTGACCGCGGTGTGCCGGGTGCCGGGCGATGAGGGCCGGCTGGTCGCATCGGCCGGGCTGGACGGGCAGGTACGGATCTGGGATGCGGTCACCGGCACCCAGATGCGCGAGTTCCGGGCGTCGGATGGCCCGGTCAATGCGTTGTGTGTCGTACCCGACGAGGAGGAACCGCGCATCCTGACCGCTGGCGATGATCGAGCCGTCAAGCTGTGGGACGCGCGGGACGGGACACTGCAGGGGGAGATGAACGGCCACTACGAGCGCGTCGCCGCCGTCTGCCCGGTGCAGCACGCCGCGGAGCTGTTGGTGGCCTCTGCCGGCGACGACCACACTGTCCGGCTGTGGCGTCCGTACTCGGGCGACGTGCGCGAGGTGTTGCTCGGGCACGTGACCCTGGCCTGGGTGACGACGCTGGCCACGGTCGCCGGGCCTGCCGGCGAGATGCTCGCCTCCGCAGACAAGAGCGGCACCATCATGCTCTGGGACACCGACGGCACGCAGCTCTGGTCGCAGCAGGGGCATCAGGACGCGGTGAACGCACTCTGCGGGCTTGTGGTCGCCGGCCGTCCGGCGCTGGCGTCGGCCAGCGCGGACCACACCATCCGGTTGTGGGACGCCGAGCGGGGTCAGCCGATCCATTGGCTGACCGGGCACACGGGGCCGGTGACCGGGCTGAGTCTGGTCCGGGTGGGTGGGCGTGACCTGCTTGCCTCGACCAGCCACGACCGCACCGTCCGGGTCTGGGACCCACCGACCGCTCGCGCGGTACGCACGATCCCCGTACTCCATCCAGCGCTGGCCTGCTGCACCGTCGACGACACGCTACTGATCGGTCTGGACCAAGGCCTCCTGGCGCTCACGATCATGAGCTGA